From a single Xanthocytophaga agilis genomic region:
- a CDS encoding DUF3592 domain-containing protein produces MYLFFFFLGLGFFSVGILTLNELSEAIKSGYHAKGKIIDIKKKWGGRHMDVFAVIEFIDQNQQIQQATLRAGGFSVYVKGESVTISYYKGNIYEVDSAEYLVCWLWIIVGGCCWGGTLIFVVLSWFM; encoded by the coding sequence ATGTATTTATTCTTTTTCTTTCTTGGACTGGGATTTTTTAGTGTTGGTATATTGACACTTAATGAACTCAGTGAAGCTATAAAGTCGGGCTACCATGCAAAAGGTAAGATAATCGATATAAAAAAGAAATGGGGCGGACGACATATGGATGTTTTTGCTGTAATTGAATTTATTGATCAGAACCAACAGATTCAACAAGCCACGCTTCGAGCTGGTGGTTTTAGTGTTTATGTTAAAGGAGAGTCTGTTACGATTAGTTATTACAAAGGCAATATTTACGAAGTGGATAGTGCAGAGTACTTAGTCTGCTGGCTTTGGATTATTGTTGGAGGTTGTTGTTGGGGAGGTACTCTTATTTTTGTGGTGCTATCCTGGTTTATGTAG
- a CDS encoding DUF3078 domain-containing protein has protein sequence MTKKQLLTVLFLSITFVGYAQTDTLRTDTTYWQKSFNGGINFNQASFSSNWAGGGVNSISLGGLINGRALYQKEKWSWDNVADLQLGFVKQQNIGVRKAADQLYLNSVAGYKIANHLDLFMSGTFNSFFAAGYKYGERDSNNDGTKDSDLFVSRFFSPAFLTFAWGLAYKPVDWFSLRVSPFAPRFTFVTDDAVRYRETVAGSGVFVQDPTAVAYGVAAGKTVRTEWLAFQLQSELNKDIAPNVNLKVRYQMFLNYETFDPDHRLDISLTAKINRFFSSTFGLTSIYDSDISGDIQVQQVLGIGFLYNVTTFKETKK, from the coding sequence ATGACTAAAAAACAACTATTAACTGTTCTGTTTTTATCAATAACCTTTGTGGGGTATGCACAAACAGATACACTTCGGACAGATACCACATACTGGCAAAAATCCTTTAATGGTGGAATCAATTTTAATCAGGCATCTTTTAGCTCTAACTGGGCTGGGGGTGGTGTAAACTCTATTTCTCTGGGAGGTTTGATTAATGGGCGTGCTTTGTATCAAAAAGAAAAATGGTCATGGGACAATGTAGCAGATCTGCAACTCGGTTTCGTGAAACAACAGAATATTGGAGTAAGAAAAGCTGCTGATCAGCTTTATCTGAATTCGGTGGCAGGGTATAAGATTGCCAATCATCTCGACCTGTTTATGTCTGGTACATTTAACTCTTTCTTTGCTGCCGGCTATAAATATGGAGAGCGTGATAGTAATAATGATGGTACAAAAGATAGTGACTTGTTTGTATCCAGATTTTTCTCACCTGCCTTCCTGACATTTGCTTGGGGGTTGGCCTATAAGCCTGTCGATTGGTTTTCTCTGCGTGTCTCACCATTTGCTCCCCGTTTTACGTTTGTAACAGATGATGCAGTCCGATATCGGGAGACGGTCGCTGGTTCGGGTGTCTTTGTACAAGATCCTACTGCTGTAGCTTATGGTGTTGCTGCGGGTAAGACTGTACGTACTGAATGGCTGGCGTTTCAACTTCAGTCAGAATTAAATAAGGACATTGCTCCTAATGTAAACCTGAAAGTTCGTTACCAGATGTTTTTGAACTATGAGACATTCGATCCGGATCACAGACTGGATATCTCTTTAACCGCAAAGATCAACCGATTCTTTAGCTCTACATTCGGCTTAACCAGTATCTATGATTCTGATATCAGTGGAGATATACAAGTACAACAAGTATTGGGTATTGGGTTTTTATACAACGTCACTACTTTTAAGGAAACAAAGAAATAG
- a CDS encoding gluconate 2-dehydrogenase subunit 3 family protein has protein sequence MKRRESLKALTLSSLAGLTVTAPVDTKPPQTPVTIPGGRTKKEAIRDAKLMSEKYFTDTELQTIRILCDIIIPADARSGSASQAKVPEFIEFMAKDIPSLQTPLTGGLQWINQQSNKRFGKAFALCTAAQRIEIVDDIAYPEQAKPEMSQGVAFFNLMRNLTAAGFFSSQMGIKDIGYMGNTPNQWDGVPEDVLKQYGLSY, from the coding sequence ATGAAACGTAGAGAGTCACTTAAAGCTTTAACGCTGAGTTCACTTGCTGGTCTTACTGTTACAGCACCCGTAGACACCAAGCCACCGCAGACACCTGTAACTATTCCAGGTGGACGTACCAAAAAGGAAGCGATCCGGGACGCAAAGCTGATGTCTGAAAAGTATTTCACAGATACGGAATTACAAACTATTCGCATCTTGTGTGATATTATTATTCCTGCTGATGCACGCTCGGGAAGTGCGTCACAAGCTAAGGTGCCTGAGTTTATTGAATTTATGGCAAAAGATATTCCTTCGCTCCAGACTCCTCTGACAGGAGGATTACAATGGATTAATCAGCAGTCCAATAAACGGTTTGGAAAAGCATTTGCTCTGTGTACTGCTGCTCAACGCATTGAGATAGTAGATGATATAGCTTATCCGGAACAGGCTAAACCCGAAATGAGCCAGGGGGTTGCCTTCTTTAACCTAATGCGTAATCTGACTGCTGCGGGATTCTTTAGCAGCCAGATGGGAATTAAGGATATCGGATATATGGGAAATACACCCAATCAATGGGATGGAGTTCCTGAAGATGTACTTAAACAATATGGATTGAGCTATTAG
- a CDS encoding GMC family oxidoreductase, translating into MSDFNIQEQPKVFDVCIVGSGAGGGMAAYMLTKAGANVLLLEAGGYYDPADAKYITQLKWPWESPRRGASTTRPFGDFDAAWGGWQIEGEPYTAAPGTEFHWFRSRMLGGRTNHWGRISLRFGPDDFRRGTLTGIGDDWPITYDDIKPYYDRVDKLIGVFGTVENFPNEPDGIFLPPPKPRLHELMLKKAGKDIGVPVIPSRLSILTQPINDERGQCFYCHQCNRGCQAYADFSSSSVLVKPALKTGKLTLVNNAMVREVLTDDKTGLCTGVSYVNTVNLQEYKVKAKVVILAASACESARLLLNSKSARFPNGLANDSGIIGKYLNDSTGAGRSAFVPALMDRKRYNEDGVGGMHVYTPWWLDNKKLDFPRGYHIEYGGGMGMPTYGFMSGLEGVNGKVPGKDGKMKPAGGYGASLKEDYRRFYGAFIGMAGRGEPVPLESNYCEIDPTTVDRFGIPVLRFHYKWSDYEVKQAKHMQDTFEEIIHAMGGIPLGQKPGADRNYGLEAPGKIIHEIGTVRMGNDPKRSALNKFQQAHAVKNLFVVDAAPFVSQGDKNVTWTILASSMRTSEYLTEEVKKGNI; encoded by the coding sequence ATGTCCGATTTTAATATTCAGGAGCAACCCAAGGTGTTTGATGTATGCATTGTTGGGTCTGGTGCTGGTGGGGGTATGGCAGCTTATATGCTAACCAAAGCAGGAGCAAATGTTTTGTTATTGGAGGCCGGCGGCTATTATGATCCTGCTGATGCTAAGTACATTACGCAGCTTAAATGGCCATGGGAATCTCCACGGAGAGGTGCCAGTACAACCCGTCCTTTCGGGGATTTTGATGCGGCATGGGGCGGATGGCAGATTGAGGGAGAACCTTATACTGCAGCTCCCGGAACAGAGTTTCACTGGTTCCGTTCCCGTATGTTAGGTGGACGCACCAATCACTGGGGACGTATTTCTCTTCGTTTTGGCCCGGACGATTTCAGACGAGGTACTTTGACAGGAATCGGAGACGACTGGCCAATTACCTATGATGATATCAAGCCCTATTATGATAGAGTAGATAAGCTGATTGGTGTTTTTGGAACAGTGGAGAACTTTCCAAATGAACCAGATGGTATTTTCCTTCCTCCACCTAAACCACGTCTACATGAGCTGATGCTGAAAAAAGCCGGAAAGGATATTGGAGTACCTGTAATTCCATCTCGTTTGTCTATCCTGACCCAGCCTATCAATGATGAAAGAGGCCAGTGTTTCTATTGCCATCAGTGTAATCGCGGGTGTCAGGCCTATGCAGACTTTTCTTCTTCGTCTGTGCTGGTAAAACCTGCTTTAAAAACAGGTAAACTGACACTGGTTAACAATGCCATGGTAAGAGAGGTATTGACAGACGACAAGACTGGTTTATGTACAGGCGTTTCGTATGTCAATACAGTTAACCTGCAGGAATATAAGGTAAAAGCAAAAGTAGTCATACTGGCAGCCAGTGCCTGTGAGTCTGCTCGTTTGTTACTGAACTCTAAATCCGCTCGATTCCCGAATGGACTAGCTAACGACAGTGGTATCATTGGTAAGTATCTGAACGATTCTACAGGGGCAGGACGCTCTGCATTTGTACCTGCATTGATGGATCGGAAAAGATACAATGAAGACGGAGTAGGTGGAATGCACGTGTATACGCCCTGGTGGCTGGATAACAAGAAACTGGATTTCCCAAGAGGGTATCATATTGAATATGGGGGAGGTATGGGAATGCCAACCTATGGCTTTATGTCTGGATTGGAAGGGGTGAATGGAAAGGTACCTGGAAAAGATGGTAAGATGAAGCCTGCCGGAGGATATGGTGCTTCACTGAAAGAAGACTATCGTCGCTTTTATGGGGCGTTTATCGGTATGGCCGGACGAGGCGAGCCTGTACCATTGGAAAGCAACTATTGTGAGATTGACCCTACTACAGTGGATAGATTTGGTATTCCTGTACTGCGATTCCACTATAAGTGGTCTGATTACGAAGTAAAGCAAGCAAAACATATGCAGGATACCTTTGAGGAGATTATTCATGCAATGGGTGGAATTCCATTAGGACAGAAGCCAGGTGCTGATCGTAACTATGGACTGGAAGCTCCTGGTAAAATTATCCATGAGATTGGAACGGTACGTATGGGAAATGATCCGAAACGATCTGCACTGAATAAATTTCAGCAGGCGCATGCTGTGAAAAATTTATTTGTGGTAGATGCAGCCCCATTTGTATCTCAAGGTGACAAAAACGTAACATGGACTATTCTCGCTTCTTCTATGCGTACATCAGAATACCTGACTGAAGAGGTGAAGAAGGGAAATATATAG
- a CDS encoding M43 family zinc metalloprotease, whose amino-acid sequence MIQPVLKIFFLSVFVVSLIYPVMGQHTIDRCATMEMDSLLRKKYPKLGSLIDFEMELQGKIKEIELRQKSGRTTATVLTIPVIVHIIHNGEAVGQGRNISAAQVQAQLAVLNEDFRRKEGSRGFNTDSRGADIEIEFCLAAFNPQGVAMAEKGIDRRQGSRAAFTKEQMDGEVKPLTVWDPNRYYNIWVADFTGSAQNLLGYAQFPSKSGLGGMPEDGGPASTDGVVIKYTAFGSKDKGSFPVLQAPYDLGRTLTHETGHWLGLRHIWGDGNCATDYVDDTPTQQSESRGCQKGRVSCGTTNMVENYMDYSDDACSNIFTRGQKTRMLAVMEISPRRRELISSNVCGNAIVEAPIPNFRVDKQQVLRGGKVTFTDLSANLPTQWQWTFEGGNPSTSTSQNPVVTYDTPGKFNVTLVATNSIGSSAPLVRTDYIEVLEAGLCNSITNFKGTATVLKETSPATGYITGHNSRKDQAKAEYFGNNLGYENVSGTSIRFGYAYAAEGSATESTVTVVVWNARGLQSSPGQILEQKDIPLRTILQDVAQNRETKITFDRNVPVGGYPFFVGIVLNYDKKDSVAVVSNQNGQSSQITAWERNSQGVWQTYSISRGINVAHAISAEVGMNSSVQVGASTLFIDAGQPVTLNARGAGLFSWTPAATLSSSLGAQVVAYPTQTTTYTVTGTGVDLCNTEASITVFVRNPTAVEPNPIERNLIVSPNPTEDQLQFALSNSIRGNVEISLYNFIGQKVAGVKEQKTNVEYVKTIDLGSVASGIYIVEFQLNGWKVMRKIIKI is encoded by the coding sequence ATGATACAACCAGTACTAAAAATATTCTTTCTCAGTGTTTTCGTTGTCTCGCTAATCTATCCTGTTATGGGGCAACATACGATTGACCGTTGTGCCACGATGGAGATGGACTCTCTGTTACGAAAGAAATACCCTAAGCTTGGAAGCCTTATCGATTTTGAGATGGAGTTGCAGGGAAAAATCAAAGAGATAGAGTTACGGCAAAAATCAGGACGAACTACCGCTACTGTGCTTACTATTCCTGTTATAGTTCATATTATCCATAATGGAGAAGCTGTGGGACAAGGACGTAATATCAGTGCTGCTCAGGTACAGGCGCAGTTAGCTGTTCTGAATGAAGACTTTCGTCGGAAAGAAGGTTCACGTGGATTTAATACGGACTCTCGTGGTGCAGATATCGAAATAGAGTTTTGTCTGGCCGCGTTCAATCCTCAGGGAGTAGCAATGGCAGAGAAAGGTATTGACCGTCGACAAGGTTCCCGGGCTGCATTTACCAAAGAACAGATGGATGGCGAAGTAAAACCATTAACCGTTTGGGATCCTAATCGTTATTATAATATCTGGGTTGCTGATTTTACAGGCAGCGCACAAAATTTGCTGGGATATGCCCAGTTTCCCAGCAAATCAGGATTAGGTGGTATGCCTGAAGATGGTGGTCCTGCAAGTACAGATGGGGTAGTAATTAAGTATACAGCCTTTGGGTCTAAAGACAAAGGTAGTTTTCCTGTTCTGCAAGCTCCCTATGATCTGGGTCGTACGCTTACACATGAAACAGGTCACTGGTTAGGTTTACGCCATATATGGGGGGATGGCAATTGTGCTACAGATTATGTAGATGATACACCTACTCAACAGTCAGAAAGTCGCGGGTGCCAAAAAGGACGAGTTTCTTGTGGTACTACCAATATGGTAGAAAACTATATGGATTATTCGGACGATGCCTGTTCGAATATCTTTACAAGAGGACAAAAAACAAGAATGCTGGCTGTGATGGAGATCAGTCCACGCAGACGCGAACTGATTTCATCTAATGTATGTGGTAATGCCATTGTAGAAGCTCCTATTCCTAACTTCCGGGTAGATAAACAACAAGTATTACGTGGTGGTAAGGTAACCTTTACAGATCTATCTGCTAACCTGCCAACTCAATGGCAATGGACATTTGAAGGTGGCAATCCATCTACCTCAACCTCTCAAAACCCAGTTGTAACATATGATACTCCAGGTAAGTTTAATGTGACACTGGTGGCTACAAACTCTATAGGATCTTCTGCTCCATTAGTTCGCACAGATTATATTGAAGTATTAGAAGCAGGTTTGTGCAATTCCATTACAAACTTTAAAGGCACCGCTACTGTCCTGAAAGAAACCTCTCCTGCAACAGGTTACATAACAGGGCATAACTCCCGGAAGGATCAGGCGAAAGCTGAATATTTTGGCAATAATCTTGGCTATGAGAATGTAAGTGGTACCTCTATCCGTTTTGGCTATGCCTATGCTGCTGAAGGATCTGCCACCGAATCAACAGTGACTGTTGTGGTATGGAATGCACGTGGTTTGCAAAGTAGTCCAGGGCAAATTCTTGAACAGAAAGACATACCACTGAGAACTATTTTGCAGGATGTGGCTCAAAATAGAGAAACAAAGATTACGTTTGACCGAAACGTACCTGTTGGTGGTTATCCTTTTTTTGTAGGTATAGTATTGAACTATGATAAGAAAGATTCTGTAGCGGTTGTTTCCAATCAAAATGGTCAGTCCTCTCAGATCACTGCCTGGGAACGTAATTCTCAGGGTGTCTGGCAAACCTATTCTATCTCAAGAGGTATTAATGTGGCACATGCTATAAGTGCTGAGGTAGGAATGAACTCCTCAGTACAAGTAGGTGCTTCAACCCTATTTATAGATGCAGGACAGCCAGTTACGCTCAATGCCAGAGGCGCAGGTTTATTTTCATGGACACCTGCTGCTACATTGAGTTCTTCACTGGGTGCACAGGTGGTAGCTTATCCTACACAGACAACTACTTATACTGTAACGGGAACAGGTGTAGATTTATGTAATACAGAAGCTTCTATTACTGTTTTTGTACGAAATCCTACCGCAGTAGAACCCAATCCTATCGAACGAAATCTGATTGTCAGCCCTAATCCTACTGAAGATCAATTGCAGTTTGCATTATCCAATTCGATAAGAGGTAACGTTGAAATTTCACTGTATAATTTTATTGGACAAAAGGTAGCAGGTGTAAAGGAGCAAAAGACAAATGTAGAATATGTGAAAACTATCGACTTGGGATCAGTAGCTTCTGGAATATATATTGTAGAATTTCAGTTGAATGGCTGGAAGGTAATGCGAAAAATTATAAAAATTTAA
- a CDS encoding RagB/SusD family nutrient uptake outer membrane protein, translating into MKLSIQKIFLVCFTGWFLTGCQDLLNPKPNNILSADIVLTSPDDVPQVRIGLYNALRGTAALSVVAGDLTADLAIHNGTFTVYNELSNKKILSTNSAAATFWAGVYNVVYIANFIEERLPGLAGVSTTDKNHLLAEARLLRGYAYFIGANTFGGIPLVTTTDVDANSNIGRSSKEEILAFALEDITQAIENLPDTATTGVGYATKHVARAMLARYYLYQSDWVQAEQFATQVINSGQYLLEPNFNTIVTQDFTRESILEVGYTITDDPGTSTYGLNNIFVGRREVIPANSFLLKIFSNESGERNLTVSFDVRNQRGNDNGFSVAKYGTSDEDNNNIVLFRLAEMYLIRAEARARQGKLTGANGAITDINVLRTRAKANTIVSGNQSDILTAIENERLYELAFEGHRWYDLVRTGRANAVMTTFSSNWKDTYNVWPIPQIEIQRNPALRGSQNPGY; encoded by the coding sequence ATGAAACTCTCTATACAAAAGATATTTCTAGTATGCTTTACAGGCTGGTTTTTGACCGGATGTCAGGACTTATTGAATCCCAAGCCTAATAATATTCTTTCTGCAGATATTGTACTAACATCGCCAGATGATGTGCCTCAGGTGCGGATTGGGTTGTATAATGCTTTACGTGGTACAGCAGCCTTATCTGTTGTAGCAGGTGATCTGACAGCTGATCTGGCTATTCATAATGGTACATTTACTGTATACAATGAGTTAAGTAACAAAAAAATACTTTCCACTAATAGTGCAGCTGCAACATTTTGGGCAGGAGTATATAATGTGGTATACATCGCTAATTTTATAGAAGAACGCTTACCAGGTCTAGCTGGTGTATCTACTACAGATAAGAATCACTTGCTGGCAGAGGCTCGTCTTTTAAGAGGATATGCCTATTTTATTGGCGCAAATACTTTTGGAGGTATTCCACTGGTAACTACTACAGATGTGGATGCAAATAGTAATATTGGCCGTTCTTCTAAAGAAGAAATACTTGCGTTTGCTCTGGAAGATATTACTCAAGCCATAGAAAATCTACCAGACACTGCCACTACAGGAGTAGGGTATGCTACAAAACATGTTGCCAGAGCGATGCTTGCCAGATATTATTTATATCAGAGTGATTGGGTGCAGGCAGAACAGTTTGCTACACAGGTTATTAATTCAGGACAATATTTACTTGAACCTAATTTCAATACAATAGTTACCCAGGATTTTACCCGTGAGTCTATTCTGGAAGTGGGATATACCATAACAGATGATCCAGGTACTTCTACTTATGGTTTGAATAACATTTTTGTTGGAAGGAGAGAGGTGATTCCTGCCAATTCATTTCTTCTGAAGATTTTTAGTAATGAATCTGGAGAGCGTAATCTGACTGTAAGTTTCGATGTACGGAATCAACGAGGTAATGATAATGGATTTTCTGTTGCTAAATATGGTACTTCCGATGAGGATAACAACAACATTGTATTATTCAGATTGGCCGAAATGTATTTGATTCGGGCAGAAGCCAGAGCACGTCAGGGAAAGTTAACAGGGGCAAATGGGGCTATAACAGATATTAATGTACTTAGAACTCGTGCAAAAGCAAATACCATTGTTTCAGGCAATCAGTCGGATATACTGACTGCAATAGAGAATGAACGGTTGTATGAACTGGCATTTGAAGGACATCGGTGGTATGATCTGGTTCGTACTGGTAGAGCAAATGCTGTGATGACAACATTCTCTTCAAACTGGAAAGATACCTATAATGTCTGGCCTATTCCTCAAATAGAGATACAACGTAACCCCGCACTGAGAGGAAGCCAGAATCCAGGATATTGA
- a CDS encoding TonB-dependent receptor — MTIVLRFGLSFFVSVLLLCELSAQQTRTITGKVTQSEDNEVMPGVSVSVKGTTNGTLTDVSGNYSISNVPEKALLVFSFIGRQTMEVPIGNRATINVQMEPNVTELTQVVVTGYKTEQRRDIRGSIATITSDRFKDIPVMGMDQALQGQVAGVQVTQSSGTPGGGISVRVRGSTSISASNRPLFIVDGIPVEDGALGLRDFGGQNDNAFSTINTNDIESIEILKDASAKAIYGSRAANGVVLVTTKRGKSNSRTTIEGDVQRGFIEVVRKPELLNSKELLELQREAVINGGGDPDQLGLITGVTDATNTDWVDAVLRRAIYQQYQLSARGGNERTRFYTSINYRDEEGVQLNNRFIRFSGTLNLDHKATDKLSFGNNLMISRTRNDRVKGDNFLDGVYSGAIKSLPYYSPYNEQGQLLGPNSPGYPGFPNFNPVGQALLPRFQTFTTKIVAGLTAEYAFLPNLRFRTKVSTDYNGVTDDQFEPSTTAIGGYLPSVGGKGYGIYGSGTYITLNNSNLLTYTFTKGENDKHSFDFLLGNELLQRTERTTSVQGRLYPRDEFTYISGAGAIVDDGGSFLVSNGLVSFFGEAKYKFKDKYLFGATARYDGSSRFGRGKRYGVFPSVSAAWRISSEDFMKAYTFFDDLRLKASYGFTGNERIGDFQFLTQFGGSNYNGATGLSPSALGNNNLQWEKTREINVGIETSLWSGRLGVTLDVYSNLTSKLLNTFPLPTTTGFGGFQGNIGSVSNKGIELSVNAVIVDRVIKWRTNFNISHNKNRVESLADSLPLYRGYEASGSSNTNIIKVGEPLGTFWGLQFLGVDPATGDAIYRDNTGDGTISADDAQVIGNAQPKLIGGITNTFSWKNLDLSVFFQFSYGNEILNFSNTTLLNSGQDILNNQSKAALRRWRKEGDITDIPRYQYNPDRSEEDNPNTYMSSRFVEDGSYLRLKNISLGYNVPKEWLSRFKVQSIRVLLSATNLITLTRYTGADPEVSTLDGSTAAQGIDLFTFPQVKTIMAGITVGF; from the coding sequence ATGACTATAGTTTTACGATTTGGTTTATCATTTTTTGTTTCTGTATTACTCCTTTGTGAGCTTTCTGCCCAGCAGACCCGCACGATAACTGGTAAGGTAACACAGTCTGAAGACAATGAGGTAATGCCTGGAGTTTCTGTATCTGTAAAAGGAACTACCAATGGAACTCTTACAGATGTCAGTGGCAATTACTCGATTTCAAACGTACCCGAAAAGGCGCTGCTTGTTTTCAGCTTTATTGGTCGACAAACAATGGAGGTTCCTATTGGTAACCGAGCTACCATAAATGTACAGATGGAGCCCAATGTGACAGAGCTGACTCAGGTAGTAGTAACAGGGTATAAGACAGAACAAAGGCGGGATATTCGTGGCTCTATTGCAACTATAACGAGTGATAGGTTTAAGGATATTCCAGTAATGGGAATGGATCAGGCTTTACAAGGACAGGTAGCTGGTGTACAAGTTACTCAATCTTCAGGAACACCAGGCGGAGGAATCTCAGTTAGGGTTAGAGGAAGTACTTCTATTTCAGCTTCCAATAGACCTTTGTTTATTGTAGATGGTATTCCTGTTGAAGATGGTGCATTGGGATTGAGAGACTTTGGTGGACAGAACGACAATGCATTTTCCACCATTAATACCAACGATATTGAATCCATCGAGATTTTGAAAGATGCTTCTGCTAAAGCGATTTATGGATCTCGGGCTGCAAATGGTGTAGTATTAGTGACAACAAAAAGAGGAAAATCCAATAGTCGGACTACGATTGAAGGAGATGTGCAAAGAGGGTTTATTGAGGTCGTGAGAAAGCCTGAATTACTGAATTCAAAAGAACTTCTCGAATTACAGCGTGAGGCTGTTATAAACGGAGGTGGCGATCCGGATCAGCTGGGGTTAATTACAGGGGTGACAGATGCTACCAATACAGATTGGGTCGACGCTGTATTACGTAGAGCTATCTATCAGCAGTATCAACTTAGTGCCAGAGGCGGTAATGAACGTACTCGTTTCTATACAAGTATTAATTATCGGGATGAAGAAGGGGTACAGTTAAACAATAGATTCATCCGTTTCTCTGGTACATTAAATTTAGATCATAAAGCTACTGATAAATTATCCTTTGGAAACAATCTGATGATCTCTCGTACACGTAATGATCGGGTAAAGGGAGATAATTTTTTGGATGGCGTTTATTCTGGAGCTATTAAAAGTTTACCCTACTATAGCCCATATAATGAACAAGGGCAATTGCTGGGTCCGAACAGCCCCGGATATCCCGGATTTCCTAACTTTAACCCTGTGGGACAAGCACTATTGCCACGTTTTCAGACATTTACCACCAAAATTGTAGCTGGTTTGACCGCAGAATATGCATTCCTGCCAAATTTACGGTTTCGTACCAAGGTAAGTACAGATTATAATGGAGTAACAGATGATCAGTTTGAGCCTTCCACAACGGCTATTGGAGGTTACCTTCCTTCAGTTGGAGGCAAGGGGTATGGTATATATGGGAGTGGGACATATATAACATTAAATAATAGCAACTTGTTGACCTATACCTTTACAAAAGGTGAAAATGATAAACATAGTTTTGACTTTTTGTTGGGAAATGAACTGTTACAACGTACAGAGAGAACTACCTCTGTACAAGGGCGATTATATCCTCGGGATGAATTTACCTACATTTCCGGAGCGGGGGCGATTGTTGATGATGGAGGTTCATTTTTAGTTTCCAACGGACTCGTATCCTTTTTTGGAGAAGCAAAGTATAAGTTTAAAGACAAATATTTATTTGGGGCAACTGCCCGTTATGATGGTTCCTCAAGGTTTGGGCGAGGTAAACGATATGGAGTATTCCCATCTGTTTCAGCAGCCTGGCGTATCTCTTCTGAGGATTTTATGAAGGCATATACATTCTTTGATGACTTGCGGTTAAAAGCTAGTTATGGGTTTACAGGAAATGAACGAATTGGAGATTTTCAGTTCTTAACGCAATTTGGTGGATCTAACTATAATGGTGCAACTGGGTTATCTCCTTCTGCATTGGGAAATAATAATTTACAATGGGAAAAGACTCGCGAAATAAATGTAGGAATAGAAACTTCTTTATGGAGTGGACGTTTGGGAGTAACGTTGGATGTATACAGCAACTTAACTTCTAAGTTATTAAACACATTTCCATTGCCTACTACTACAGGATTTGGAGGATTTCAGGGAAACATTGGTTCGGTTTCCAATAAAGGGATTGAGTTATCTGTTAATGCTGTTATTGTTGATAGAGTTATTAAGTGGCGTACTAATTTTAATATTTCCCATAATAAAAACAGAGTAGAATCTCTTGCTGACTCCCTACCTCTTTACAGAGGTTATGAAGCTAGTGGGTCTTCCAATACGAATATAATTAAGGTAGGTGAACCACTGGGAACATTTTGGGGATTGCAGTTTTTAGGGGTTGATCCGGCAACGGGTGATGCTATTTATAGAGATAATACAGGTGATGGAACTATTTCTGCTGATGATGCTCAAGTAATAGGCAATGCCCAGCCGAAGCTAATTGGTGGTATAACTAATACCTTCTCCTGGAAAAATCTGGATTTAAGTGTATTCTTCCAGTTTTCGTATGGAAATGAGATTCTCAATTTTAGTAATACAACACTACTTAATTCCGGACAGGATATTCTCAACAACCAGTCCAAAGCTGCCTTACGCAGATGGCGTAAAGAAGGTGATATAACAGATATTCCCCGCTATCAATACAATCCGGACAGAAGTGAAGAGGATAATCCTAATACGTATATGAGTAGTCGTTTTGTAGAAGATGGTTCATATCTCCGGTTGAAAAATATATCATTGGGATACAATGTGCCTAAGGAATGGCTTTCCCGATTCAAAGTGCAATCAATTCGTGTTCTATTATCTGCAACCAATCTGATTACTCTTACCCGTTATACAGGAGCTGATCCTGAAGTAAGTACATTAGACGGTTCTACTGCGGCTCAGGGAATAGATCTCTTTACTTTTCCTCAGGTAAAAACTATTATGGCAGGTATAACGGTTGGCTTTTAA